A genome region from Planctomycetaceae bacterium includes the following:
- a CDS encoding metallophosphoesterase: protein MRFKAFSSAVLFFCLAVGASAETFTIAVLPDSQNCQGSPFHAQVQWIYDHATTNNIVFTTHEGDFGSSGADASIFTNAVYSTPGKNDGLYALDNIMPWATVGGNHDMYGSANYWTYLGSSHFTGLPWYGGAYAPGFSSYQFFQAGGRKFMNISLTNLGSLSAQAVADTLAWARGVVAANPGIPTIVTTHGYMTEAGVDHADEESRGVADSTGGIWRDLVDGNSQIFMVLCGHVHTIKDISQPNAGERTQISTNDAGLPVYELLANYQDYTASQAGTYGIGYMRLMTFDEAAGQIQVSTYSPYSERYQTDPYSQFTLNVDFNDRFGAVIPEPATMALLGLGALAMLRRRRN, encoded by the coding sequence ATGAGGTTCAAAGCGTTTTCTTCCGCAGTGTTGTTTTTCTGCTTAGCGGTCGGCGCCTCGGCCGAGACGTTTACGATCGCGGTTCTTCCCGATTCCCAAAACTGCCAGGGCAGCCCTTTCCACGCCCAGGTGCAGTGGATCTATGATCATGCCACAACCAACAATATCGTCTTCACCACTCACGAAGGCGACTTCGGAAGCAGCGGGGCCGATGCCTCGATCTTTACAAATGCCGTCTATTCAACGCCCGGCAAGAATGACGGTTTGTATGCTCTTGACAACATCATGCCTTGGGCAACCGTCGGCGGCAACCACGACATGTATGGTAGCGCCAACTACTGGACCTATCTGGGAAGTTCTCACTTCACGGGGCTGCCCTGGTATGGCGGCGCCTACGCTCCCGGGTTTAGCTCCTACCAGTTCTTCCAAGCGGGCGGCCGCAAGTTCATGAACATCAGTCTCACCAATCTGGGCAGTCTTAGCGCGCAGGCGGTAGCTGATACGCTGGCGTGGGCACGAGGTGTGGTGGCCGCCAATCCCGGCATACCCACTATTGTTACCACCCACGGGTATATGACAGAAGCCGGGGTCGACCACGCGGACGAGGAGAGCAGGGGAGTCGCCGATTCTACAGGCGGTATCTGGCGAGATCTGGTCGACGGAAACTCGCAGATTTTCATGGTGCTCTGCGGGCACGTTCACACAATTAAGGATATCTCACAGCCCAACGCTGGTGAACGCACACAGATTTCAACTAACGACGCGGGCTTGCCGGTATATGAATTGCTGGCGAACTACCAGGACTATACCGCATCCCAGGCAGGGACATACGGCATCGGATACATGCGCCTTATGACTTTTGACGAGGCGGCGGGTCAGATCCAAGTGTCAACGTATTCGCCATACAGCGAAAGATATCAGACCGACCCCTACAGCCAGTTTACGCTGAACGTGGACTTCAATGACCGCTTTGGGGCCGTCATCCCCGAGCCGGCGACGATGGCGCTGCTGGGGCTGGGCGCCTTGGCGATGCTTCGCCGGCGACGCAACTGA
- a CDS encoding TolC family protein yields the protein MRCHAGNAIGGLTLTILSLAVAGCGHKWWVSQADKSAYGAVDTAQKRALGEKKDFDIAYDPYTQDKGGQIALDGKAAGPAQPKPRQLTVDESLQIAFRNSRNLQTRKEQLYVDALGVASSRRSWDYPLLAGSIDGSASETRIGEGSTTEAGALGIGPTLTQRLMTGGVVVAAASLDLATDFLGTKGTPIGSLLNLNVTQPLLRGAWNGVAYEPQYRLERNLLINVFSYARFRQTFAASIVQQYYSVLQRRDQAENEIENISRLENTVAVTRVLVEGGQVSRIQLDQAEQNLLNAQVRYQQLRQSYQDALDAFKVTLGLPALTNVELDYPGALEALVKTGTPAVGLKEEDAIAVALAARPDVAVQRAAYRDAQRDVTLAADNFLPQLDVEVDLSATGTEPRKFQRIQWNRRTMVNSMTLHYDIDQVPNRDVYRVAVIAMDQAQRSLAEFEDQVRVQVRGAYRALLQNKRSYDLQVRNVEIARRRRTLAALQQREGQASARDVLEAEDALRSAQDGLTSALVSYTTTRLNFLAGLGLLSVDEKGQIHERKEPFRFDLLRQRYDYLGQ from the coding sequence ATGCGGTGCCATGCTGGTAATGCCATCGGGGGCCTCACGCTGACGATTCTGTCGCTGGCGGTGGCCGGTTGTGGACACAAGTGGTGGGTGAGCCAGGCCGACAAGTCCGCCTATGGCGCCGTCGACACCGCACAGAAACGCGCCTTGGGCGAAAAGAAGGATTTCGATATCGCCTATGACCCTTATACCCAGGACAAAGGCGGACAGATCGCCCTCGACGGCAAGGCGGCAGGCCCGGCCCAACCCAAGCCCCGCCAGCTTACCGTTGACGAGTCCTTGCAGATCGCCTTCCGCAACAGCCGGAACCTGCAGACCCGCAAGGAGCAGCTTTACGTCGATGCCCTGGGTGTGGCCAGTTCGCGGCGGTCCTGGGACTATCCGCTGCTGGCCGGATCCATCGACGGGTCCGCCTCCGAGACGCGCATCGGCGAGGGCAGCACCACCGAGGCCGGCGCGCTGGGCATCGGTCCGACGCTGACGCAGCGGTTGATGACCGGCGGCGTGGTGGTCGCGGCGGCATCGCTCGACCTGGCGACGGATTTTCTGGGCACCAAGGGCACACCGATCGGCTCGCTGCTGAACCTCAACGTGACGCAGCCGCTGCTGCGCGGGGCGTGGAATGGCGTGGCATATGAACCACAGTACCGCCTCGAGCGCAACTTGCTGATCAACGTTTTTTCCTACGCGCGGTTCCGCCAGACATTCGCAGCCTCGATCGTGCAGCAGTACTACTCCGTGCTCCAGCGGCGCGACCAGGCCGAGAACGAGATCGAGAACATCTCGCGCCTGGAGAACACGGTGGCGGTCACGCGGGTGCTGGTCGAGGGCGGGCAGGTCTCGCGGATCCAACTGGACCAGGCCGAGCAGAACCTCCTCAACGCCCAGGTGCGGTACCAGCAGCTCCGCCAGAGCTACCAGGACGCGCTGGACGCCTTCAAGGTAACGCTGGGACTTCCGGCCCTGACGAACGTCGAGCTGGATTATCCCGGCGCGCTGGAGGCTTTGGTCAAAACCGGAACGCCGGCGGTGGGGCTCAAGGAAGAGGACGCCATCGCCGTGGCCCTGGCGGCCCGGCCGGATGTGGCCGTGCAGCGTGCCGCCTATCGCGACGCCCAGCGCGACGTGACGCTGGCGGCGGACAACTTCCTGCCGCAATTGGACGTTGAGGTGGACCTGTCCGCCACCGGCACTGAGCCGCGGAAGTTCCAGAGGATCCAGTGGAACCGCCGCACGATGGTCAACAGCATGACGCTGCACTACGACATCGACCAGGTGCCCAACCGCGACGTGTACCGCGTTGCCGTGATCGCCATGGACCAGGCGCAGCGGTCGCTGGCGGAGTTCGAGGACCAGGTTCGCGTCCAGGTGCGCGGGGCGTACCGCGCGCTGCTGCAGAACAAGCGCAGCTACGACCTGCAGGTGCGAAATGTCGAGATCGCCCGGCGGCGGCGCACGCTGGCGGCTTTGCAGCAGCGCGAGGGGCAGGCTTCCGCCCGCGACGTGCTCGAGGCCGAAGACGCCCTGCGGAGCGCCCAGGACGGGCTGACGTCGGCCCTGGTAAGCTACACGACGACGCGGTTGAATTTTCTGGCCGGCCTGGGCCTGCTTTCCGTCGACGAGAAAGGGCAGATTCATGAGCGAAAAGAACCCTTCCGGTTTGACCTCCTCCGCCAGCGGTACGACTACCTCGGCCAGTAA
- the rnr gene encoding ribonuclease R, with protein sequence MPQRYYDAILKFLSRRDYHPLKPRQLAHQMGVADVEYDAFREAIKLLRDDGRLVLGSGSALTLPAITDRVVGIFRANRRGFGFVIPDTPNAHGDLYVPAEAVGTARSGDRVVATAQRRGKRDGQAVYQGQIVEIVSRGRNRYVGTLESTEGAWFVMPEGKETTPPIVVRDVGTAGPPKGTKVLVEIVNFGGPGEFPTGVIVENLGATGQIEAETIGIIRASGIEDVFDDGALADARRAVDTFDPAPDGREDLSEQTVITIDPPDARDYDDAISLERQGRHWILGVHIADVSHFVREGTALDDSARRRGTSVYFPNRVVPMLPEILSNGVCSLQEGQPRFCKSAFITYDEDGNVAGTRLAETLIRSTKRLTYLQAQDIIDGKTGGYAKPVVALVQQAAELARRIEQRRREAGMLHLDLPEVRIVLDEQGRLADVAEADTAYTHTVIEMFMVAANEAVAAVLDGRGYDLLRRVHPAPDPPDNQQLVRFIRACGHKIPADMDRHAIQALLDSVRGTPAGYAVNFAVLRMMQQARYSPQRVGHYALASEDYCHFTSPIRRYPDLTVHRLFAQYCRSGKGKPAEKADMTELVTLGDHCSMTERRAQAAEDELRQVLVLQFLADKVGENYEGVVTGVTNFGLFVQLHPFATEGLIRMDNLGDDWWDVSLQFGTIRGQRSGRQYRIGDAITVKIANVDPARRQLDLAPAGGVDKAPKPRKAKNMPPRQSVGKKARHPGQKNRRKKK encoded by the coding sequence ATGCCTCAACGTTACTATGATGCGATTCTGAAGTTTCTGTCACGCAGAGACTATCACCCCCTTAAACCGCGCCAGCTCGCTCACCAGATGGGCGTGGCCGACGTCGAATACGACGCGTTCCGCGAGGCGATCAAGCTTCTGCGCGACGACGGCCGCCTCGTGCTCGGCAGCGGCAGCGCCCTGACCCTGCCGGCGATCACGGACCGCGTCGTCGGAATCTTCCGCGCCAACCGGCGCGGATTCGGCTTCGTCATCCCCGACACCCCCAACGCTCACGGCGACTTGTACGTGCCGGCCGAGGCCGTCGGAACCGCTCGCAGCGGCGACCGCGTCGTCGCCACGGCCCAGCGCCGCGGCAAACGCGACGGACAGGCCGTCTATCAAGGGCAGATCGTCGAGATCGTCAGCCGCGGCCGCAATCGCTACGTCGGAACCCTGGAGTCCACCGAGGGGGCCTGGTTCGTCATGCCCGAGGGCAAGGAGACCACGCCTCCGATCGTCGTGCGGGACGTCGGCACGGCCGGACCGCCCAAGGGCACCAAGGTCCTCGTCGAGATCGTCAACTTCGGCGGTCCGGGCGAGTTTCCCACCGGCGTGATCGTCGAAAACCTCGGCGCCACCGGACAGATCGAGGCCGAGACCATCGGCATTATCCGCGCCAGCGGAATCGAGGATGTCTTTGACGACGGCGCGCTGGCCGATGCCCGCCGGGCGGTCGATACGTTCGACCCCGCGCCCGACGGCCGCGAGGACCTCAGCGAGCAGACCGTCATCACCATCGACCCGCCCGATGCCCGCGACTATGACGACGCGATCAGCCTCGAGCGCCAGGGGCGGCATTGGATCCTGGGCGTCCACATCGCCGACGTGTCGCACTTCGTGCGCGAAGGCACGGCGCTGGACGATTCGGCCCGGCGACGCGGCACGAGCGTGTACTTCCCCAACCGCGTCGTGCCGATGCTGCCGGAGATCCTCAGCAACGGCGTCTGCTCGCTGCAGGAAGGCCAACCGCGGTTCTGCAAGAGCGCGTTCATCACGTATGACGAAGACGGCAACGTCGCCGGAACCCGCCTGGCAGAAACGCTCATCCGCTCCACCAAGCGGCTGACCTACCTGCAGGCCCAGGACATTATCGACGGCAAAACCGGCGGCTATGCCAAGCCTGTCGTCGCCCTCGTGCAGCAGGCCGCCGAACTGGCGCGAAGGATCGAGCAGCGCCGCCGCGAAGCAGGCATGCTCCATCTGGACCTGCCCGAGGTCCGCATCGTCCTGGACGAGCAGGGACGCCTCGCCGACGTCGCCGAGGCCGACACCGCCTATACCCACACCGTCATCGAGATGTTCATGGTGGCCGCCAACGAAGCGGTGGCCGCCGTCCTGGACGGGCGGGGGTACGATCTGCTGCGCCGCGTACACCCTGCGCCCGACCCGCCGGACAACCAGCAACTCGTGCGGTTCATCCGCGCCTGCGGACACAAGATTCCCGCCGACATGGATCGCCACGCGATCCAGGCGCTGCTGGACTCGGTTCGCGGAACGCCGGCCGGCTATGCGGTGAACTTCGCTGTGCTGCGGATGATGCAGCAGGCGCGGTATTCGCCCCAGCGGGTGGGGCACTACGCCCTGGCCAGCGAGGACTATTGCCACTTCACCAGCCCAATCCGGCGCTATCCGGACCTGACGGTGCATCGCCTCTTCGCCCAGTACTGCCGCAGCGGCAAGGGAAAACCCGCCGAAAAGGCGGACATGACCGAACTGGTCACCCTGGGCGACCACTGCTCGATGACCGAGCGGCGGGCGCAGGCGGCCGAGGACGAGCTGCGACAGGTGCTGGTGCTGCAGTTCCTGGCCGATAAGGTCGGCGAGAACTACGAGGGCGTCGTTACCGGCGTGACGAACTTCGGTCTGTTCGTGCAACTGCACCCGTTCGCGACTGAAGGTCTGATCCGCATGGACAACCTTGGCGACGATTGGTGGGACGTGAGCCTTCAGTTTGGCACGATTCGAGGCCAGCGCAGCGGAAGGCAGTACCGCATCGGCGACGCCATCACGGTGAAGATCGCCAACGTCGACCCGGCCCGGCGGCAACTGGATTTGGCCCCGGCAGGGGGCGTCGACAAGGCGCCCAAGCCCCGCAAGGCCAAGAACATGCCTCCCCGACAATCCGTGGGCAAGAAAGCCCGCCACCCGGGACAGAAGAACCGCCGCAAGAAGAAATAG
- a CDS encoding metallophosphoesterase encodes MSRFVFLCPLTLLVLTSACLADAAYPTPWVAGVTKDSVYVSLEATDTIEATVQFGTTTSYGMTATTENTQATDAPTYVHNIKLTGLLPNTEYHYRVTQGSSVSADYSFWTAPLAGTSVRWGYAADSRAGSNSAHNTIAGLIASYAPKMMVYGGDIAHYATRASYNAEWFQPNQAALNATTPWVNAVGNHETWGSVTKAFTQSPTGDPDYFSFDYGDAHILVLNSMIPHGLGSAQWDFAAADLAASTQTWKIVVSHYPPYAWRDYWGDKGDADFRDMADAIFEPNGVDMVLSGDSHFYQHSLVDGIEYMVLGSFGAPLYVPTTGPGVVYSESTYSFGIFDMTSTSLTFNTYRMDNSQIESIVFAIPEPATVTLLGLGAIAMLRKRRN; translated from the coding sequence ATGAGCAGATTTGTATTTTTATGCCCATTGACACTTCTGGTTTTAACTTCGGCATGTCTGGCGGATGCGGCCTATCCCACGCCTTGGGTCGCAGGCGTCACGAAAGACAGCGTGTACGTGTCGCTGGAGGCTACCGACACGATCGAGGCGACCGTGCAATTCGGCACAACCACCTCGTATGGAATGACGGCCACCACCGAGAACACCCAAGCGACCGACGCGCCGACGTACGTGCATAATATTAAGCTCACGGGGCTTTTGCCCAACACCGAATATCACTATCGGGTGACGCAGGGTTCCTCCGTCAGCGCCGACTATTCCTTCTGGACCGCTCCTCTGGCCGGAACAAGTGTGCGATGGGGTTATGCCGCCGACTCCCGTGCGGGGAGCAATTCCGCCCATAACACCATTGCAGGGCTTATTGCCTCGTATGCGCCCAAGATGATGGTTTACGGCGGCGACATCGCCCATTATGCGACACGGGCTTCCTATAACGCCGAATGGTTCCAGCCCAACCAGGCTGCCTTAAACGCCACGACCCCCTGGGTCAACGCCGTGGGCAACCATGAAACGTGGGGCAGCGTCACGAAGGCATTCACTCAATCGCCCACCGGGGATCCGGACTATTTCTCCTTCGACTACGGCGACGCGCATATTCTGGTCCTCAACAGCATGATTCCGCATGGCTTGGGCAGTGCGCAATGGGATTTCGCGGCCGCTGATCTAGCCGCATCGACCCAAACGTGGAAGATCGTGGTCTCGCACTACCCGCCTTATGCCTGGCGAGATTATTGGGGCGATAAGGGCGATGCCGACTTCAGGGACATGGCCGACGCGATTTTTGAGCCCAACGGGGTAGATATGGTGCTTTCGGGCGACTCGCACTTCTACCAGCACTCGTTGGTTGACGGCATCGAGTACATGGTTCTAGGTTCGTTCGGCGCGCCTCTGTATGTGCCCACCACTGGTCCCGGTGTCGTCTACAGTGAGTCGACCTACTCGTTTGGCATTTTCGACATGACGTCCACATCGCTCACCTTCAACACGTACCGCATGGACAACAGCCAGATCGAGAGTATCGTCTTTGCCATCCCCGAACCGGCGACGGTGACGCTGCTGGGGCTGGGCGCGATTGCGATGCTTCGCAAGCGCCGCAACTGA
- a CDS encoding efflux RND transporter permease subunit encodes MSEPPPQETSELPGGFTNGIVRTFLDSNLPMILLILSMAIGLTALMVTPREEDPQIVVPMADVYVSFPGRSAAQVEQLVSTPLERMLYQIDGVEYVYSMSRQDQAIITVRFRVGQDRERSLVKLYKKIDENVDLAPAGVTGWVVKPVEIDDVPIVTLTLRGAENDSYTLRRLGEEMVARLAAVSDVSRAYVIGGQPRKMKVYLDPQRMRGFNVSPLEIHRALAASNTQRLAGDFTRTDTAYVVESGKVFQRVDDLRQLVVGVFNAAPVYLKDVAGIEDGPDEVNSYVRHSWGGGRGFAPRQGATGTLVGDSARGQASAGASQAVTIALAKKKGSNAVTVARDILSATERLKAEVVPADVDVVITRNSGLSSDDKVNDLIEALGVALVLAVVVLTVSMGWRESLIVALAVPVVFGLTLGVNLLAGMTINRVTLFALILSLGLLVDDPIVDVENIVRHFTMRRKASRAIVLEAVSEIRPPLISATLAIIASFLPLLFISGMMGPYMRPMALNVPVTMLMSLTVAFTLTPWLAYHLLRRRYNARGAGAPAGEHHESGDLSKSLLYRLFRPIMNRLLRTRRAGWTFLAVMGLLLMFAAGLAMLRVVPLKMLPYGNKDELQLVLDFDEGTTLERADAAVRDIEQYLATVPEVTDYTSYVGLAAPMDFNGMVRHYYLRRGSNVADIQVNLVGRKHRHDQSHALGLRMRENLGQIAARHAARLKIVEPPPGPPVLSTVVAEVYGQEHTPYDRLVAAAGVVRRRLAREPGVVDVDDMAEATQVKLRFVPDQQKAALNGISVDEIARTHQMLLGGATAGTVQESGERNPLTIDLRLPRELRSSEQDLANVSLKSASGAMVPLAELGRWDAAAVDQTIYHKNLRPVMYVLAEMAGRAPAEAVLDIQTDRRKGTSSEAMASGLPRPMGSRSYLSNGGGIAWSVPSDINVNFSGEGEWDVTLDVFRDMGLAFIAALIAIYILLVHQTRSFAIPLVVMMAIPLTIIGIMPGFWLLNVVSGGSVGGFATPTFFTATAMIGMIALAGIVTRGSIIIVDFIHLSLARGASLKDAIVQSCVVRLRPILLTAGVSMLAALPIATDPVFSGLAWALIFGLLASTVFTLVVVPVTYYLLYANKPGHGLPERNS; translated from the coding sequence ATGAGCGAGCCGCCGCCCCAGGAAACTTCCGAACTACCCGGCGGGTTCACCAACGGAATCGTCCGGACGTTTCTCGACAGCAATCTGCCGATGATCCTGTTGATCCTCTCGATGGCGATCGGGCTGACGGCCCTGATGGTCACGCCGCGCGAGGAAGACCCGCAGATCGTCGTGCCGATGGCAGACGTGTACGTGAGCTTTCCCGGTCGCAGCGCCGCTCAGGTCGAGCAGCTCGTCAGCACGCCCCTGGAGCGCATGCTCTACCAGATCGACGGCGTGGAGTACGTCTACTCGATGTCGCGCCAGGACCAGGCGATCATCACCGTCCGGTTCCGCGTCGGCCAGGATCGCGAGCGCAGCCTCGTCAAGCTGTACAAGAAGATCGACGAAAATGTCGATCTCGCGCCGGCGGGCGTGACCGGTTGGGTCGTCAAGCCCGTCGAGATCGACGACGTGCCCATCGTCACCCTTACCCTCCGCGGCGCCGAAAACGACAGCTACACCCTGCGCCGCCTCGGCGAGGAGATGGTCGCACGTCTCGCGGCCGTCAGCGACGTCTCCCGCGCGTACGTCATCGGCGGCCAGCCGCGCAAGATGAAGGTGTACCTCGATCCCCAACGGATGCGGGGCTTCAACGTTTCGCCGCTGGAGATTCACCGGGCGCTGGCCGCATCGAACACCCAGCGCCTGGCGGGCGATTTCACGCGCACCGACACGGCGTACGTCGTCGAAAGCGGCAAGGTGTTCCAGCGAGTCGACGATCTGAGGCAACTGGTGGTGGGAGTCTTCAACGCCGCTCCGGTCTACCTCAAGGACGTGGCCGGCATCGAGGACGGGCCGGACGAGGTCAACTCGTACGTGCGTCACTCCTGGGGCGGCGGCCGCGGGTTTGCGCCCCGCCAGGGTGCGACGGGCACACTGGTTGGGGACTCGGCGCGGGGGCAAGCCTCCGCCGGTGCGAGCCAGGCGGTCACGATCGCCCTGGCCAAGAAGAAGGGCTCCAACGCCGTCACGGTGGCGCGGGACATTTTGTCAGCGACCGAACGGCTCAAGGCCGAGGTCGTGCCGGCCGACGTTGATGTGGTCATCACGCGGAACAGCGGGCTCAGTTCGGACGACAAGGTCAACGACCTGATCGAGGCCCTGGGTGTCGCGTTGGTGCTGGCGGTGGTGGTGCTGACGGTGTCGATGGGGTGGCGCGAGAGCCTGATCGTCGCCCTGGCGGTGCCGGTGGTTTTCGGTCTGACGCTGGGGGTGAACCTGCTGGCGGGCATGACGATCAACCGCGTGACGCTGTTTGCGCTGATCCTGTCGCTGGGCCTGCTGGTCGACGATCCGATCGTCGACGTGGAGAATATCGTTCGCCACTTCACGATGCGCCGCAAGGCCTCCCGCGCAATCGTGCTCGAAGCCGTCAGCGAGATTCGCCCGCCGCTGATCTCGGCGACCCTGGCCATCATCGCCTCCTTTTTGCCGCTGCTGTTCATCAGCGGAATGATGGGTCCGTACATGAGGCCGATGGCGCTGAACGTTCCGGTCACCATGCTCATGTCGCTGACGGTGGCGTTCACCCTGACGCCCTGGCTGGCGTACCATCTGCTGCGGCGGCGGTACAACGCCCGCGGCGCCGGGGCGCCCGCGGGCGAGCACCATGAATCGGGTGATCTGTCCAAATCCCTGCTCTACCGGTTGTTCCGCCCGATCATGAACCGCCTCCTGCGAACCCGCCGCGCCGGTTGGACGTTCCTGGCCGTCATGGGCCTGCTGCTGATGTTCGCCGCCGGTCTGGCCATGCTTCGCGTCGTGCCGCTCAAGATGCTGCCCTACGGAAACAAGGACGAACTGCAACTCGTGCTGGACTTCGACGAGGGCACCACGCTCGAACGGGCCGACGCGGCTGTGCGCGACATCGAGCAGTACCTCGCGACCGTGCCCGAGGTCACCGACTACACCTCTTATGTCGGTCTGGCCGCGCCCATGGACTTCAACGGCATGGTGCGCCACTACTATCTGCGACGCGGATCGAATGTGGCGGACATCCAGGTCAATCTCGTCGGCCGCAAGCACCGCCACGATCAGTCGCACGCCCTGGGCCTGCGGATGCGCGAGAACTTGGGGCAGATCGCCGCGCGTCACGCGGCGCGGCTGAAGATCGTCGAACCCCCGCCGGGTCCGCCGGTGCTCTCGACGGTGGTCGCCGAAGTGTACGGGCAGGAACATACTCCTTACGACAGATTGGTCGCCGCGGCCGGCGTCGTTCGCCGGCGGCTGGCCAGAGAGCCCGGCGTCGTCGATGTCGACGATATGGCCGAGGCCACGCAGGTCAAGCTGCGGTTCGTGCCCGACCAGCAGAAGGCGGCGCTCAACGGCATTTCGGTAGATGAGATCGCCCGCACGCACCAGATGCTCCTGGGCGGCGCTACGGCGGGGACCGTGCAGGAAAGCGGAGAACGCAATCCGCTGACGATCGATCTGCGCCTGCCGCGAGAGCTGCGATCCAGTGAGCAGGACCTGGCCAACGTCTCGCTCAAGAGCGCCTCGGGGGCGATGGTGCCTCTGGCCGAACTGGGACGATGGGACGCCGCCGCTGTCGACCAGACCATCTACCATAAGAACCTGCGACCGGTGATGTACGTTTTGGCCGAGATGGCCGGGCGGGCGCCGGCCGAGGCGGTGCTGGATATCCAGACAGACCGCCGTAAAGGCACCAGCAGTGAAGCGATGGCCTCGGGCCTGCCGCGCCCAATGGGGTCTCGATCATACCTGTCCAACGGCGGGGGCATCGCCTGGTCGGTGCCTTCCGACATCAACGTGAATTTCAGCGGCGAGGGTGAATGGGACGTGACGCTGGACGTGTTCCGCGACATGGGCCTGGCGTTTATCGCGGCGCTGATCGCGATCTATATTCTGCTGGTGCACCAGACGCGCAGCTTCGCGATACCGCTGGTGGTGATGATGGCGATTCCGCTGACGATCATCGGAATCATGCCGGGCTTCTGGCTGCTGAACGTCGTCAGCGGCGGCAGCGTCGGCGGGTTCGCCACGCCGACATTCTTCACCGCCACGGCGATGATCGGGATGATCGCCCTGGCGGGGATCGTGACCCGCGGCTCGATCATCATCGTGGACTTCATCCACCTCTCGCTGGCTCGCGGGGCGAGTCTCAAAGACGCCATCGTGCAAAGCTGCGTCGTGCGCCTGCGCCCGATCCTGCTGACGGCGGGGGTGTCGATGCTGGCGGCCCTGCCGATCGCCACCGACCCGGTCTTCTCGGGCCTGGCGTGGGCGCTGATCTTCGGCCTGTTGGCCTCAACGGTCTTCACGCTGGTGGTGGTCCCGGTGACCTACTATCTGCTGTACGCCAACAAACCCGGCCACGGCTTGCCAGAGAGAAACTCTTGA
- a CDS encoding GDSL-type esterase/lipase family protein, giving the protein MRFENVELHNVAKLVPADSGGHDLQRVPDGVRSVMNDWGKTFTRHGAGCEIRFNVVPGSVAAITLRVTEDNVIPPLASVFMGEFCCKVVHVGREPTTITFDPAKLAVYPEKLHRVAASRAVRFDAGLVRICLPHLHAVRLLSIEGDLTPPRAEQLPPRRYLAYGSSITHGAYAITPECSYVMLTAKALGADLINLGFGGAARMEPEMAAYIAGRDDWDFATLEMGINVGDWSTQQFRDTIEPFVQTIAMAHPDKWIFCIDLFTFEGDFNPDPPTAVSFRQIVAETVTKINGPKVVHLDGRKLLTDPRNLWMELVHPSADGMFEIASKLAEAVESSSKGEVRRSKQEVK; this is encoded by the coding sequence ATGCGATTTGAAAACGTGGAATTGCACAATGTCGCTAAACTCGTTCCGGCCGACAGTGGCGGGCATGACCTTCAGCGCGTACCTGACGGCGTGCGGTCGGTCATGAACGACTGGGGCAAGACGTTCACCCGCCATGGAGCTGGATGCGAGATCCGCTTCAACGTCGTCCCCGGCAGCGTCGCCGCGATCACGCTGCGGGTGACCGAGGATAACGTCATCCCCCCGCTGGCCAGCGTCTTCATGGGCGAGTTCTGCTGCAAGGTCGTCCATGTCGGGCGCGAACCGACAACCATCACGTTCGACCCGGCCAAACTGGCGGTCTATCCGGAGAAGTTGCACCGTGTCGCGGCCTCGCGGGCGGTGCGGTTTGACGCCGGCCTCGTGCGGATCTGCCTGCCCCACCTGCATGCGGTGCGGCTGCTATCCATCGAGGGGGACCTGACGCCCCCGAGGGCGGAGCAACTCCCCCCTCGCCGATATCTCGCGTATGGCTCGTCGATCACTCACGGCGCGTACGCCATCACGCCCGAGTGTTCGTACGTGATGCTGACGGCCAAGGCCTTGGGCGCCGACCTGATCAACCTGGGGTTCGGCGGCGCGGCCCGAATGGAACCGGAAATGGCCGCCTACATCGCCGGCCGCGATGATTGGGATTTTGCCACGCTGGAGATGGGTATCAACGTCGGCGACTGGTCGACGCAGCAGTTCCGCGACACGATCGAACCTTTCGTGCAGACGATCGCAATGGCCCATCCGGACAAGTGGATCTTCTGCATCGACCTGTTCACCTTCGAGGGCGACTTCAACCCCGATCCGCCGACGGCGGTGAGCTTCCGCCAGATCGTGGCCGAGACGGTGACCAAGATCAACGGCCCCAAGGTGGTGCATCTCGACGGCCGTAAGTTGCTGACCGATCCGCGCAACCTGTGGATGGAGCTGGTGCATCCCAGCGCGGATGGGATGTTCGAGATCGCCTCAAAACTCGCCGAAGCGGTGGAAAGCAGTTCGAAGGGCGAAGTTCGAAGATCGAAGCAGGAAGTGAAATAA